One window from the genome of Sphaerotilus microaerophilus encodes:
- the guaA gene encoding glutamine-hydrolyzing GMP synthase yields the protein MHDKILILDFGSQVTQLIARRVREAHVYCEIHPNDVSEETIRAFAPKGIILSGSHASTYEDHQLRAPQIVWDLGVPVLGICYGMQTMAAQLGGRVEWSDHREFGYAEVRARGHTKLLDGIEDFRTVEGHGMLKVWMSHGDKVTELPPGFKLMASTPSCPIAGMANEDKGFYAVQFHPEVTHTLQGTALLTRFVREIAGCRGDWIMGNYIEEAVARIREQVGDEEVILGLSGGVDSSVAAALIHRAIGDQLTCVFVDHGLLRLNEGAMVMEMFAGRLHAKVVHVQAQDQFMGHLKGVTDPEQKRKIIGREFVEVFQAEAAKLKGQDTASGTNKGAKWLAQGTIYPDVVESGGTKTKKATIKSHHNVGGLPETLGLKLLEPLRELFKDEVRELGVALGLPHDMVYRHPFPGPGLGVRILGEVKAEYATLLQRADHIFIEELRKTVDEHTSKTWYDLTSQAFAVFLPVKSVGVMGDGRTYDYVVALRAVQTSDFMTADWAELPYSLLKRVSSRIINEVRGINRVTYDVSSKPPATIEWE from the coding sequence ATGCACGACAAGATCCTCATCCTTGACTTCGGCTCCCAGGTCACCCAGCTGATCGCCCGGCGCGTGCGCGAGGCCCACGTGTACTGCGAGATCCACCCGAACGACGTCTCGGAGGAGACCATCCGCGCCTTCGCGCCCAAGGGCATCATCCTGAGCGGCAGCCACGCCAGCACCTACGAGGACCACCAACTGCGTGCGCCGCAGATCGTGTGGGACCTGGGCGTGCCGGTGCTGGGCATCTGCTACGGCATGCAGACCATGGCCGCCCAGCTGGGCGGCAGGGTCGAGTGGAGCGACCACCGCGAGTTCGGCTACGCCGAGGTGCGCGCGCGCGGCCACACGAAGCTGCTGGACGGCATCGAGGACTTCCGCACCGTCGAAGGTCACGGCATGCTCAAGGTCTGGATGAGCCACGGTGACAAGGTCACCGAGCTGCCGCCCGGCTTCAAGCTGATGGCCAGCACGCCCAGCTGCCCGATCGCCGGCATGGCCAACGAGGACAAGGGCTTCTACGCTGTCCAGTTCCACCCCGAGGTGACGCACACCCTGCAGGGCACCGCGCTGCTCACGCGCTTCGTGCGCGAGATCGCTGGCTGCCGCGGTGACTGGATCATGGGCAACTACATCGAGGAGGCGGTGGCCCGCATCCGCGAGCAGGTGGGCGACGAGGAGGTGATCCTCGGCCTGTCCGGCGGGGTCGATTCCTCCGTCGCGGCGGCGCTGATCCACCGCGCCATCGGCGACCAGCTCACCTGCGTCTTCGTCGACCACGGCCTGTTGCGCCTGAACGAAGGCGCGATGGTCATGGAGATGTTCGCCGGCCGCCTGCATGCCAAGGTGGTGCACGTGCAGGCCCAGGACCAGTTCATGGGCCACCTGAAGGGTGTGACCGACCCCGAGCAGAAGCGCAAGATCATCGGCCGCGAGTTCGTCGAGGTCTTCCAGGCCGAGGCGGCCAAGCTCAAGGGCCAGGACACGGCCAGCGGTACCAACAAGGGAGCCAAGTGGCTGGCCCAGGGCACCATCTACCCGGACGTGGTGGAGAGCGGTGGCACCAAGACCAAGAAGGCCACCATCAAGAGCCACCACAACGTCGGCGGCCTGCCCGAGACGCTGGGCCTGAAGCTGCTGGAGCCGCTGCGCGAACTGTTCAAGGACGAGGTGCGCGAGCTGGGCGTGGCCCTGGGGCTGCCGCACGACATGGTCTACCGCCACCCCTTCCCGGGCCCCGGCCTGGGCGTGCGCATCCTCGGCGAGGTCAAGGCCGAGTACGCCACGCTGCTGCAGCGCGCCGACCACATCTTCATCGAAGAACTGCGCAAGACGGTGGACGAGCACACCAGCAAGACCTGGTACGACCTCACCAGCCAGGCCTTCGCCGTCTTCCTGCCGGTCAAGAGCGTCGGCGTGATGGGCGATGGCCGCACCTACGACTACGTCGTCGCACTGCGCGCCGTGCAGACCAGCGACTTCATGACCGCCGACTGGGCCGAGCTGCCCTACAGCCTGCTGAAGCGGGTTAGCAGCCGCATCATCAACGAGGTGCGCGGCATCAACCGGGTCACCTACGACGTCAGCAGCAAGCCGCCCGCGACGATCGAGTGGGAGTAG
- a CDS encoding putative bifunctional diguanylate cyclase/phosphodiesterase: MTSSPPPAPPAPVQTLAPPQVAPDRAPLANRDAGLTDLGGTPGGPTAAKILIVDDETVTRMMIRRVLEDTGYSVIEAEDGQAALLQAEQEQPDLVLMDVRMPVMNGFDACRAIRRSVTGRHTPVLMLTALDDVMAVTLAFEAGATDFITKPINWALLGQRVRYALRTSTTERELRESQLALARAQKIARLGQWRLDFGTGLLHCSRELRDLLGLASCDGMPVRDVLAMVVPDDRVRLRRFVRDLRHHQRERELEIRLAPQELAARYLFLSGDVVLDDQGRPRVIFGVAQDVSERRLAEARLSYYAHFDELTGLPNRVLFRDRVHTAITAAERGGRPFAVLDIDVDALQRAQATVTQAAGDRIIKAVAERLATHLRERDSLCRLEGDRFAMLVTDVGHELAVASRAQRLVDTFAAPLAVGDWELLAALNVGVAIYPSDGRDVDMLLQHAGAARARARESSGSSYHFFTADMHDRVVDRLTTEVALFRGLERGEFELHYQPKLDLRTGRVTGVEALLRWNRPGMGLQMPDKFIDILEQTGLIMEAGEWVLREACAAMRHLPLSVAVNVSPRQFLHPHLGARVMRTLEEINFPADRLELEITEQIVVEDEEGAIETLHDLARRGIRVALDDYGTGFSSLQRLKRLPLHTLKIDKYFVMSLVTDKADAAIVHSTIDLCHQLGIQVVAEGVEDDGAMRMLQTFGCDVGQGYGICRPLALPALDAWMAAVPVGPKPA; encoded by the coding sequence ATGACATCCTCCCCGCCCCCCGCTCCCCCGGCCCCTGTGCAGACGCTGGCACCGCCACAGGTCGCCCCTGACCGGGCCCCGCTGGCCAACCGCGACGCGGGCCTGACCGACCTCGGCGGCACGCCAGGCGGCCCCACAGCGGCCAAGATCCTGATCGTCGATGACGAAACGGTCACCCGCATGATGATCCGCCGGGTGCTGGAGGACACCGGCTACAGCGTCATCGAGGCCGAGGACGGCCAGGCGGCCCTGCTGCAGGCGGAGCAGGAACAGCCCGACCTGGTGCTGATGGACGTGCGCATGCCGGTGATGAATGGCTTCGACGCCTGCCGCGCGATCCGCCGCTCGGTGACCGGCCGGCACACCCCGGTCCTGATGCTCACCGCGCTCGACGACGTGATGGCGGTCACGCTGGCCTTCGAGGCCGGCGCGACAGACTTCATCACCAAGCCGATCAACTGGGCCCTGCTGGGACAGCGTGTGCGCTATGCGCTGCGCACCAGCACCACCGAGCGCGAGCTGCGCGAGAGCCAGCTCGCCCTTGCGCGTGCGCAGAAGATCGCCCGCCTCGGCCAGTGGCGACTGGACTTCGGCACCGGTCTGCTGCACTGCTCGCGCGAACTGCGCGACCTGCTCGGACTGGCAAGCTGCGACGGCATGCCGGTGCGCGACGTACTCGCCATGGTGGTGCCCGACGACCGCGTCCGGCTGCGCCGCTTCGTGCGCGACCTGCGCCACCATCAACGCGAACGCGAGCTGGAGATCCGTCTTGCCCCGCAGGAACTGGCCGCGCGCTACCTCTTCCTCTCCGGTGACGTGGTGCTCGACGACCAGGGCCGGCCGCGCGTGATCTTCGGCGTGGCGCAGGACGTCTCCGAGCGCCGCCTCGCCGAGGCCCGCCTGAGCTACTACGCCCATTTCGACGAGCTCACCGGCCTGCCCAACCGGGTGCTGTTCCGCGATCGGGTGCACACGGCGATCACCGCGGCCGAGCGCGGCGGACGGCCGTTCGCGGTGCTCGACATCGACGTCGATGCCCTGCAACGCGCCCAGGCCACGGTGACCCAGGCCGCGGGCGATCGCATCATCAAGGCGGTCGCCGAGCGCCTGGCCACACACCTGCGCGAGCGCGACTCGCTGTGCCGGCTGGAGGGCGACCGCTTCGCGATGCTGGTGACCGACGTCGGCCACGAGCTGGCGGTGGCCAGCCGGGCCCAGCGCCTGGTGGATACCTTTGCGGCACCGCTGGCGGTGGGCGATTGGGAGCTGCTCGCGGCCCTCAACGTGGGCGTGGCGATCTACCCGTCGGACGGGCGTGACGTCGACATGCTCCTGCAGCATGCGGGTGCCGCACGCGCCCGGGCGCGTGAGTCGAGCGGGTCGAGCTACCACTTCTTCACCGCGGACATGCACGATCGGGTGGTGGACCGCCTCACCACCGAAGTGGCCCTGTTCCGCGGCCTGGAGCGCGGCGAGTTCGAGCTGCACTACCAGCCCAAGCTGGACCTGCGCACGGGGCGGGTCACGGGTGTCGAGGCCCTGCTGCGCTGGAACCGCCCCGGCATGGGGCTGCAGATGCCCGACAAGTTCATCGACATCCTGGAGCAGACCGGGCTGATCATGGAAGCCGGCGAGTGGGTCCTGCGCGAGGCCTGCGCTGCGATGCGCCACCTGCCGCTGTCGGTTGCCGTGAACGTATCGCCGCGCCAGTTCCTGCACCCGCACCTGGGCGCACGGGTGATGCGCACACTCGAGGAGATCAACTTCCCGGCCGACCGGCTGGAGCTGGAGATCACCGAGCAGATCGTGGTCGAGGACGAAGAAGGCGCCATCGAAACGCTGCACGACCTGGCCCGCCGGGGCATCCGCGTGGCGCTGGACGACTACGGCACCGGCTTCTCCTCGCTGCAGCGCCTCAAGCGGCTGCCGCTGCACACGCTGAAGATCGACAAGTACTTCGTGATGTCGCTGGTGACCGACAAGGCCGACGCGGCGATCGTGCACTCCACCATCGACCTGTGCCACCAGCTCGGCATCCAGGTGGTTGCGGAGGGCGTGGAGGACGACGGCGCGATGCGCATGTTGCAGACCTTCGGCTGTGACGTCGGCCAGGGCTACGGCATCTGCCGCCCGCTTGCCCTGCCGGCACTCGACGCCTGGATGGCGGCGGTGCCAGTCGGTCCGAAGCCGGCCTGA
- a CDS encoding isochorismatase family protein → MKIERFTAENSALLLIDHQVGTMKLIKNIDREQAAKQSIALAKMAKILNLPVVITSSQEERAQGPILPEIAEVLPEANAARIKRPGVVNAWAYADFRDAVLATGRKNLIMAGVTTDVCLIFPAIDAAQEGFNVQAVMDASGSPSLLSEEFSRQRMHDAGVVLTATNTLIAEIAQDWSTPAGQQLITLLFTDVFPALGASIA, encoded by the coding sequence ATGAAAATCGAACGATTCACCGCCGAGAACTCCGCCCTGCTGCTGATCGACCATCAGGTCGGCACGATGAAGCTGATCAAGAACATCGACCGCGAGCAGGCTGCGAAGCAGTCCATCGCGCTGGCCAAGATGGCAAAGATCCTGAACCTCCCCGTCGTGATCACCTCCAGCCAGGAAGAGCGCGCGCAGGGCCCGATCCTGCCGGAGATCGCTGAAGTCCTGCCCGAAGCGAATGCAGCGCGCATCAAGCGCCCCGGCGTCGTCAACGCGTGGGCCTACGCGGACTTCCGCGACGCGGTGCTGGCCACCGGCCGCAAGAACCTGATCATGGCCGGCGTCACCACCGACGTCTGCCTCATCTTCCCGGCCATCGACGCGGCGCAGGAAGGCTTCAACGTCCAGGCGGTGATGGACGCGTCGGGCTCGCCCAGCCTGCTGTCCGAAGAGTTCTCGCGCCAGCGCATGCACGACGCGGGTGTGGTGCTGACCGCCACCAACACGCTGATCGCCGAAATCGCCCAGGACTGGTCCACGCCGGCCGGCCAGCAGTTGATCACCCTGCTGTTCACCGACGTCTTCCCGGCTCTGGGCGCGAGCATCGCGTAA
- a CDS encoding LysR family transcriptional regulator, translating into MQLLNDMALFVEVASTLSFKRAADATGVPNSTLSRRISALEKAIGLRLLHRTTRRVELTEAGQIYYERCRRIVDEARLAHEQLGELLAQPSGVLRASLPVDFATIYMAPLIAEFARRHPGITFDFDLTPRRVDLVSEPFDVAIRMGELSDSNLIARLLARLPAGLYASARYLQARGEPAHAADLAQHECLAFPKAGPWTLYRGAEVAEVEVGGRVLANSVGMLRRLATLDMGVILLPEEIVADDLAAGRLRRILPDWQGKSTPVYALTETRLLPAKTQRFVEFLQERLTQPIGAWQG; encoded by the coding sequence ATGCAGCTGCTGAACGACATGGCCTTGTTTGTGGAGGTCGCCAGCACCCTGAGCTTCAAGCGAGCGGCCGACGCCACCGGGGTGCCGAACTCCACCCTGTCGCGGCGCATCAGCGCGTTGGAAAAGGCCATCGGCCTGCGGCTGCTGCACCGCACCACACGCAGGGTGGAATTGACCGAGGCCGGGCAGATTTACTACGAACGCTGCCGGCGCATCGTCGACGAGGCTCGGCTGGCCCATGAGCAGCTGGGCGAGTTGCTGGCGCAGCCCAGCGGCGTGCTGCGTGCGTCGCTGCCGGTGGACTTCGCCACCATCTACATGGCGCCGCTGATCGCGGAATTCGCGCGGCGCCATCCCGGCATCACCTTCGATTTCGACCTGACGCCGCGGCGGGTCGACCTGGTCAGCGAGCCCTTCGATGTGGCCATCCGCATGGGCGAACTCAGCGACTCGAACCTGATCGCCCGGCTGCTGGCCCGCCTGCCGGCCGGGCTCTATGCCTCTGCGCGCTACCTGCAGGCCCGGGGCGAGCCGGCGCACGCCGCAGACCTGGCGCAGCACGAATGCCTGGCCTTTCCCAAAGCCGGCCCGTGGACCTTGTACCGGGGTGCAGAGGTGGCCGAGGTCGAGGTCGGCGGGCGGGTTCTGGCCAACAGCGTGGGCATGCTCCGCCGCCTGGCGACGCTGGACATGGGGGTGATCCTGCTGCCCGAGGAGATCGTGGCCGACGACCTGGCCGCGGGGCGGCTGCGCCGCATCCTGCCGGACTGGCAGGGCAAATCAACGCCGGTCTATGCGCTCACCGAGACACGCCTGCTGCCTGCAAAGACGCAGCGCTTCGTCGAGTTCCTGCAGGAGCGATTGACGCAGCCGATCGGCGCCTGGCAAGGGTGA
- a CDS encoding MFS transporter, translating to MPFILITVLIDMIAIGLIVPVLPVIVGTFTANPTEQTFWFGVVAFTFGVANFFGSPILGALSDQHGRRPVLLIGFAGLALSFIVTGLATALWMIIAVRLFSGAMQANAAVANAYVADITPPEQRARRFGLIGAMFGLGFTLGPALGGWLGSMNVHLPFFVAGGMALLNWLYGFFVLPESLPAERRRPFDWKRANPVAALKGLSQLRGVGPLVAVAALASLAQFTLHNAWVLYTTFKFGWGPAENGKSLFAVGVMAVLVQGFLLKHMLKRFSPKKLAAFGLLGSSITYLGFGLASEGWMMFVVIIIGAVIGGGAQASITSLLSNAAQAHEQGQTMGSMASLNSLTAVAAPVVSAALLGLVSHRPPGDPWIGLPFFFCAGLQALGALLALAHFRRQRLSAAQAVA from the coding sequence ATGCCCTTCATCCTGATCACGGTGCTGATCGACATGATCGCCATCGGGCTGATCGTGCCGGTGCTGCCCGTGATCGTCGGCACCTTCACGGCCAACCCGACCGAGCAGACCTTCTGGTTCGGCGTGGTGGCCTTCACTTTCGGGGTGGCGAATTTCTTCGGTTCGCCGATCCTGGGGGCGCTGTCCGATCAGCATGGCCGCCGACCGGTACTGCTCATCGGCTTTGCCGGGCTGGCGCTGAGCTTCATCGTCACCGGTCTGGCCACGGCGCTGTGGATGATCATCGCGGTGCGGCTGTTCTCCGGGGCGATGCAGGCCAACGCCGCGGTGGCCAACGCCTACGTGGCCGACATCACGCCGCCTGAGCAGCGGGCCCGCCGTTTCGGCCTGATCGGCGCGATGTTCGGCCTGGGCTTCACGCTCGGGCCGGCGCTGGGTGGTTGGTTGGGCTCGATGAACGTCCATCTGCCCTTCTTCGTGGCTGGCGGCATGGCATTGCTGAACTGGCTGTACGGCTTCTTCGTCCTGCCCGAGTCGCTGCCGGCCGAGCGCCGCCGTCCCTTCGACTGGAAACGCGCCAACCCGGTGGCTGCGCTCAAGGGGCTGTCGCAGTTGCGCGGTGTCGGCCCGCTGGTGGCGGTGGCGGCGCTGGCCTCGCTGGCGCAGTTCACGCTGCACAACGCCTGGGTGCTCTACACCACCTTCAAGTTCGGCTGGGGTCCGGCGGAGAACGGCAAGTCGCTCTTCGCGGTGGGCGTGATGGCGGTGCTGGTGCAGGGCTTCCTGCTCAAGCACATGCTCAAGCGCTTCTCACCCAAGAAGCTGGCTGCCTTCGGCCTGCTCGGCTCGTCGATCACCTACCTGGGCTTTGGCCTGGCCAGCGAGGGCTGGATGATGTTCGTGGTGATCATCATCGGCGCGGTCATCGGCGGTGGCGCCCAGGCCTCCATCACCAGCCTGCTTTCCAATGCCGCACAGGCGCATGAGCAGGGCCAGACGATGGGCTCGATGGCCTCGCTCAACAGCCTCACCGCGGTGGCTGCGCCGGTGGTCAGCGCCGCGTTGCTGGGTCTGGTGTCCCACCGGCCGCCGGGCGATCCCTGGATCGGCCTGCCGTTCTTCTTCTGCGCCGGGCTGCAAGCCCTGGGCGCTTTGCTGGCCCTGGCCCACTTCCGCCGCCAGCGCCTGTCCGCGGCGCAGGCCGTGGCCTGA
- a CDS encoding diguanylate cyclase domain-containing protein — translation MASFTDIADVSPLQVLCIGWPTPTAADAAFGPLHWRHGATLDAAERALEGDAAPHAMVIDASLLAQVPPHWAGLSTAARRCAVLVIASAPGRAECWSWLRAGVQDVLSRERVDAAELSRAVALAVRRWQQQEDVRRAWSIDLDTGLPNRTQLMELLHQLCALREREPAPMALAVFRLGNVAGCDASLGAAAAPTLRRKLAVRLRAGLRSSDVVAALDADSFAVLLTRLDAPQDAQKVVDKLTRSLQAPLSFAGQPVLVGVSTGVALHPLHARQPAELLDLALAAAGERRAADGARLGPRGEAANDG, via the coding sequence ATGGCTTCCTTCACTGACATCGCAGACGTTTCACCACTGCAGGTGCTCTGCATCGGCTGGCCAACGCCCACGGCTGCCGATGCCGCCTTCGGCCCACTGCATTGGCGCCATGGCGCCACCCTGGACGCGGCCGAGCGCGCGCTGGAGGGCGATGCGGCTCCCCACGCCATGGTGATCGATGCGAGCCTGCTGGCGCAGGTGCCGCCGCACTGGGCGGGGCTGTCCACTGCGGCACGCCGCTGCGCGGTGCTCGTCATCGCGTCGGCGCCTGGCCGCGCCGAGTGCTGGTCCTGGCTGCGCGCAGGGGTGCAGGACGTGCTGTCGCGCGAACGCGTCGATGCGGCCGAGCTGTCCCGCGCGGTGGCGCTGGCGGTGCGGCGCTGGCAGCAGCAGGAGGATGTACGGCGGGCCTGGTCGATCGACCTGGACACGGGCCTGCCCAACCGCACCCAGCTGATGGAGTTGCTGCACCAGCTCTGTGCGCTGCGCGAGCGCGAGCCTGCACCGATGGCGCTGGCCGTGTTCCGGCTCGGCAACGTGGCCGGCTGCGACGCCAGCCTGGGCGCGGCGGCAGCACCGACGCTGCGGCGCAAGCTGGCGGTGCGCCTGCGCGCTGGCCTGCGGTCGAGCGACGTGGTGGCCGCGCTCGACGCGGACAGCTTCGCGGTGCTGCTGACCCGGCTCGACGCGCCGCAGGACGCCCAGAAGGTGGTGGATAAGCTCACCCGTTCGCTCCAGGCTCCGCTGAGCTTTGCCGGGCAGCCGGTGCTGGTGGGCGTATCCACCGGCGTGGCGCTGCACCCGCTGCACGCGCGCCAGCCCGCCGAGTTGCTGGATCTCGCCCTGGCTGCAGCGGGGGAGCGCAGGGCTGCCGACGGTGCCCGCCTGGGCCCCCGCGGGGAGGCGGCGAACGACGGTTGA
- a CDS encoding pirin family protein, protein MTTIARMQRANRGQQFRAYRLHASDPALLDPFIGIDHAWMSAPTFPPHPHAGFSAVTYLFLDSETGMANRDSLGTRNLIEPGGLHWTAAGRGVVHEEYPAVTGDTTHLLQIFVNLPRDRQGNAPFALTLAPQDVPVVERPGSRVRVPLGRFGGVHSPLTPPTDVTLLDVTLEAGGELDIRIPAGQRAFFMPIHGSAELDGLSVGLDDLGAPILPVDDEVTTHKLVAKAGAAQVAVFIGSPLRQPLFSNGPMAFASQESLIAATAAYQRGEMGHL, encoded by the coding sequence ATGACCACCATCGCCCGCATGCAGCGCGCCAACCGCGGGCAGCAGTTCCGCGCCTACCGCCTGCATGCATCCGACCCCGCATTGCTCGATCCCTTCATCGGCATCGACCACGCCTGGATGAGTGCACCGACCTTCCCGCCGCATCCGCACGCGGGCTTCTCGGCGGTGACCTACCTGTTCCTGGATTCGGAAACCGGCATGGCCAACCGCGATTCACTGGGCACGCGCAACCTGATCGAGCCGGGTGGCCTGCACTGGACCGCTGCCGGCCGCGGTGTGGTCCATGAGGAGTACCCGGCCGTGACGGGCGACACCACGCACCTGCTGCAGATCTTTGTCAACCTGCCGCGGGACCGCCAGGGCAACGCGCCGTTCGCGCTGACCCTGGCGCCCCAAGACGTGCCCGTGGTGGAGCGGCCCGGATCACGGGTCCGCGTCCCGCTGGGCCGCTTTGGCGGTGTCCATTCGCCGCTGACGCCACCGACCGACGTCACCTTGCTGGACGTCACGCTGGAAGCCGGTGGCGAACTGGACATTCGCATCCCCGCGGGTCAGCGCGCCTTCTTCATGCCGATCCATGGGAGCGCAGAACTCGACGGCCTGAGCGTCGGTCTCGACGACCTCGGCGCGCCGATCCTCCCGGTCGACGATGAGGTGACGACGCACAAGCTCGTCGCCAAGGCGGGCGCGGCCCAGGTCGCCGTATTCATCGGCAGCCCGCTGCGCCAGCCCTTGTTTTCAAACGGGCCCATGGCCTTTGCAAGCCAGGAGAGCCTGATCGCGGCCACTGCCGCTTACCAACGGGGCGAGATGGGCCACCTCTGA
- a CDS encoding alkene reductase: protein MSQLLTPVRIGRALAPNRLVMAPMTRSRADADGVPSDLTVTYYAQRASAGLIITEGVFPSAMGKGYVHTPGIETSVQVAAWKQVTEAVHAQGGRIFMQLMHCGRVSHPSLLGGATPVAPSAIRPEGQAWTPVGQVDFVTPRELSVAEIAGVVDEYRQATRRAIEAGFDGVELHGASGYLPEQFLSSGSNQRQDAYGGSVANRARFLLEVLAAMVAEAGADRVGIKLSPEMNYNSITDAAPQETYAYLVDQLRGKGLAYLHVALFGAAFDYHALLRPRFDGAYLVGGGLTQDSAEKLLAEGRADAVVFGSAFLANPDLPERFRVGAALNTPDRNTFFAPPTAQGYIDYPALAA from the coding sequence ATGAGCCAACTCCTCACCCCCGTCCGCATCGGCCGCGCGCTGGCACCCAACCGCCTGGTGATGGCGCCGATGACCCGCTCTCGCGCCGATGCCGATGGCGTGCCCAGTGACCTGACGGTCACCTACTACGCCCAGCGTGCCAGTGCGGGCCTCATCATCACCGAGGGCGTGTTCCCGTCCGCGATGGGCAAGGGCTACGTGCACACACCCGGCATCGAGACTTCCGTCCAGGTCGCCGCCTGGAAGCAGGTGACCGAGGCGGTGCACGCCCAGGGGGGCCGCATCTTCATGCAGCTGATGCACTGCGGCCGGGTGTCGCACCCGTCGCTGCTGGGCGGCGCCACGCCGGTGGCCCCTTCAGCCATCCGGCCCGAAGGCCAGGCCTGGACGCCGGTCGGCCAGGTCGACTTCGTCACGCCGCGCGAACTCAGCGTCGCCGAGATCGCCGGTGTCGTCGACGAATACCGCCAGGCCACCCGCCGTGCCATCGAAGCGGGCTTCGACGGCGTGGAACTGCACGGTGCCTCGGGCTACCTGCCCGAGCAGTTCCTGTCCTCGGGCAGCAACCAGCGCCAGGACGCCTACGGCGGCTCGGTCGCGAACCGCGCCCGCTTCCTGCTGGAAGTGCTCGCCGCGATGGTGGCCGAGGCTGGCGCCGACCGCGTGGGCATCAAGCTGTCGCCGGAGATGAACTACAACAGCATCACCGATGCCGCTCCGCAGGAGACCTACGCCTACTTGGTCGACCAGCTGCGCGGCAAGGGCCTGGCCTACCTGCACGTGGCGCTGTTCGGCGCGGCCTTCGACTACCACGCGCTGCTGCGCCCACGCTTCGACGGTGCCTACCTGGTCGGTGGCGGGCTCACGCAGGACAGCGCCGAGAAGCTGCTGGCCGAGGGCCGTGCCGATGCCGTGGTGTTCGGCAGCGCCTTCCTGGCCAACCCGGACCTGCCGGAGCGCTTCCGCGTCGGCGCGGCGTTGAACACGCCCGATCGCAACACCTTCTTCGCACCGCCTACCGCGCAGGGCTACATCGACTACCCGGCGCTGGCGGCTTGA
- the guaB gene encoding IMP dehydrogenase, whose protein sequence is MRLLGKALTFDDVLLVPAYSQVLPRDTSLATRFTRNIELNLPIVSAAMDTVTEARLAIAIAQEGGIGIVHKNLPPKAQAAEVARVKRYESGLLKDPITIAPGARVRDVIELSRAHGISGFPVVDEGRVVGIVTGRDLRFETRLDAPVREIMTPRGRLVTVKEGASLAEAKALMHQHKLERVLVLNDSDQLRGLFTVKDITKQTTFPNAARDAHGKLRVGAAVGVGEGTEERVELLVKAGVDALIVDTAHGHSHGVIERVRWVKQNFPQVEVIGGNIATGAAALALVEAGADGVKVGIGPGSICTTRIVAGVGVPQITAIDNVATALRGTGVPLIADGGIRYSGDIAKAIAAGAHTVMMGGMFAGTEEAPGEVILYQGRSYKAYRGMGSIGAMKAGSADRYFQEADETSNPNADKLVPEGIEGRVPYKGSMVSIIFQMAGGLRASMGYCGAATIEQMRDQAEFVEITAAGIRESHVHDVQITKEAPNYRME, encoded by the coding sequence ATGCGCCTTCTCGGCAAAGCGCTGACCTTCGACGATGTGTTGTTGGTCCCCGCGTACTCCCAGGTGCTGCCGCGCGACACGTCGCTGGCCACCCGTTTCACCCGCAACATCGAGTTGAACCTGCCCATCGTCTCCGCGGCGATGGACACGGTCACCGAGGCCCGCCTGGCGATCGCGATCGCCCAGGAAGGCGGGATCGGCATCGTGCACAAGAACCTGCCACCCAAGGCCCAGGCGGCCGAAGTGGCGCGGGTCAAGCGCTATGAATCGGGCCTGTTGAAGGACCCGATCACCATCGCGCCCGGCGCCCGCGTGCGTGACGTCATCGAGTTGTCGCGAGCGCACGGCATCTCCGGCTTCCCGGTGGTGGACGAGGGCCGCGTGGTGGGCATCGTCACGGGCCGTGACCTGCGGTTCGAGACCCGGCTGGATGCCCCGGTGCGCGAGATTATGACGCCGCGCGGGCGCCTGGTCACGGTGAAGGAGGGCGCGTCGCTCGCCGAGGCCAAGGCGCTGATGCACCAGCACAAGCTGGAGCGGGTGCTGGTGCTCAACGACAGCGACCAGCTGCGCGGCCTGTTCACCGTCAAGGACATCACCAAGCAGACCACCTTCCCGAACGCGGCGCGTGACGCCCATGGCAAGCTGCGCGTCGGCGCGGCGGTGGGTGTGGGCGAGGGCACCGAGGAACGCGTCGAGCTGCTGGTCAAGGCCGGCGTGGACGCGCTGATCGTCGACACCGCGCACGGCCACAGCCACGGGGTGATCGAGCGGGTGCGCTGGGTGAAGCAGAACTTCCCGCAGGTGGAAGTGATCGGCGGCAACATCGCCACCGGTGCAGCCGCGTTGGCGCTGGTGGAAGCCGGGGCGGATGGCGTCAAGGTCGGCATCGGCCCGGGTTCGATCTGCACCACCCGCATCGTCGCGGGTGTGGGCGTGCCGCAGATCACCGCGATCGACAATGTGGCCACGGCGCTGCGTGGCACCGGCGTGCCGCTGATCGCCGACGGCGGCATCCGCTACTCCGGCGACATCGCCAAGGCGATCGCCGCAGGCGCGCACACCGTGATGATGGGCGGCATGTTCGCCGGCACCGAAGAAGCCCCGGGCGAGGTCATCCTCTACCAGGGCCGCAGCTATAAGGCCTACCGTGGCATGGGCTCGATCGGCGCGATGAAGGCCGGCTCGGCCGATCGCTACTTCCAGGAAGCCGACGAGACCAGCAACCCCAACGCCGACAAGCTGGTGCCCGAGGGCATCGAAGGCCGCGTGCCCTACAAGGGCTCGATGGTCTCGATCATCTTCCAGATGGCCGGCGGCCTGCGCGCGTCGATGGGCTACTGTGGTGCGGCCACGATCGAGCAGATGCGCGATCAGGCCGAGTTCGTCGAGATCACCGCGGCCGGCATCCGCGAAAGCCACGTCCACGACGTGCAGATCACCAAGGAAGCGCCCAACTACCGCATGGAATAG